The Glycine soja cultivar W05 chromosome 15, ASM419377v2, whole genome shotgun sequence region tgttaattcttttttattaaaaataattttagtatttattttgttattttatatatatatatatatatatatatatatatatatatatatttattaatttttaattagtttattttttgtctaaataaattattatttaaaatttaagataacacattcaagtttttttagtaaatatttataaaaaataaattaattaaaatatatttataatttattttttttaatattttaattttgacagATGAATAACTACAATAAAAATGAGATGAACTAACCATTGAATCATACCAAACGGAAAGAATGAACACATTTTATGGGTTGGTGACGGAACCAGCTGACCGACTCATTTTGCCACCCTAGCTGCATATAGTCTGCACATTTAATGCACGTTGATGACGTATCCAGTGACAAAAGTCTcccattatatatttaatattttactacCTGAAAGGGAAGCTGATAAATCATAACACCATCTATAATTCTACATattatatcaccaataatgtcaTTCCTAGCTTTGTCTGTACAATATTTTCACGTCTTtctcacttatatatatatatatatatatatatatatatatatatatatatatatatatatatatatatagattctagttattttcttttaattttgaaaaccgaaataaaaattaaaaactgacCTAAAACCGCAAACTATTCAAAACTGAAATtcattgttttatgttttttttcttcaaaccatGCGATTCAATTCGATTCACAATTTTGAGATTTGAAAACCAATCCAAATTTCGCATAAGTactgtagtatttttttatgcacAGTAGATATATTATATAAGACGATAGAGTTTTGTTTGAGGCACAGCCGCACAGACACtttctattttctaattcaattctTTAACTCTATTATGAGAACAATAATTTGAACCCTAAAACCTAAACTCTGccccactctctctctctctctcttcggCATTGAACGTGGGTGGCTATTCTAAAGATGCAGAATTTAAAGTACCAAGCCTTCTATTAGATACTATGAAGACTGGAGTTTCATAGATTTTCTgtccaattaataaaaaaatagcatttttttaataaacataataacatacgcatatatacaattaattacaagaaaatttctttttttttcccacattagacaaattaagaagaaaatgttgagtctgtcaaaaaatagaagaaaatgttgAGTATATATACGTTGAAGTTAATTTAATTGGTATCATGCATCAATTTATTTATCCTCAACTactatcatttatttataaattaatttggtgttttaatatatatatatatatatatatatattttaaatattaaattaatccaAAATAACCTTTACCATGTTGTCCTATTAGACAATTTGGTATAATTCTAACAGTAACAccgaaaagagaaggaaaagatggatttctctttcttagaataaatatacataatatGTTAATTACAAACATTCAATAtaaatcaatttcaattttagtACCTTTTTTATGCTGATTCAATGTTAGTACCTATATGCAACTAAGTTACATTCGTTCGTTTTTACTTATAACTTATAAGAAAGCAATTAATGTTACTAGAATGGGGTCGTCTACTGAAATATAGCTGCTTAATATTTTTGGTTGCAGCCTTGTAGGAAAAGTTTACTCGGAGTTTTAGTTTGACTAAGATCAACTACTATGGACATatagatatatttaaattaaattttgatggaataaattttgaataattattgttaaaaaaatggtttgtgtgtttatattatttttgaaaacttaGCTAATTAATCACTtacaatttgaatttgaatataatttCACCCCACAAAACCAATTTATAAGAGGGGGTTATATTTTGTCACATCATTAATCCGCACAACTCCAACAAGTTACAATGAATACTATCTATGttaaaaactaactttccaaaaaaaaaatgaatggggaaagaggaaaatacaagcTAACGAATCAAAAAAGAGGTTCTACACCTTATAGCATCCTCATGGGTATGTTATATGTAAACCCAACATTGACGGAACCCTGCCTATATACTATGCTCCATTGAAAGGAAGCAGCATGCATGACCCAAGTTTGCTAGCATGTCAGGGTACTTGGAGAAGATAGAACACTTCTGAGAGGGTGAAATTTTTTGGTCGGCTACAACAATTTCATTAAGAGCAGAAGAGGTGCTGGAACAGAATACAAAAAATACGAGCTACGGTTGTAACAATGGTTAAAAAGTATCGTATGGAGGAGGATAGCACCTGTTTATGATCCAatataaatttctaaaattataagattgagTTAATGCTTAAGAAGTGAGTTCGAATAACTTTTACTaacaaaatctattaaaaattaataactaatatttgtctataaaaaaatgatccaatcaatttctatataaaaaatagtcgagtttttttaataaaaaaaaatcgattaaGATAGAGTTAAATTGGGAATATAGACACCCAGTATTCCAAGACCATATAATACTTTCACATATGTATAGCTTAATTTATATCTCTAATAATCATGACCAGCTAGAAAAGCATATAAATGCTAATCAAAATTGCCTTGGTTTTCCAGTGTTTTGCAGGTCAAATCCTTGAAATGATCCTAGATTTGATTCCTGATTCTCGGATTCTTGTTGTTCACTCACTATTTCTTCTTGGCCTTATCCTGCCAAATTTGGATGCCTCTAATTACATTTTCTGTAAACACAGATTTCCTCATTGAGGTACCCATCTGTTACACATTGCAtgttattaacaaaatattagtACAAAATACGATGCAAACAACTTGAAATGTcgtgttttttaatcaattgaCAGAAGTAGTAGTAATAGAATTTCTAAGAAACAGATAAATATGTGATGCTGCGGAAATTAATTGCACTATTTCGAGTGATCAGAGTTATAATTAGTTACGGTTTGATTGTGTGCCTGAGTTACCAAAGCATAAAGAGGTAGTGTTACATAGCCACAAAGAATATGTACTGAAACAACCATAGCTACCCTTATGATAATATTCTCAGTTTCTTGATGAAAGCATGATCTGATGTCGAATCGGATCTGTACTTCACAGAAAACAATATGTTATATTTGTTACCgaaacaaagaataaaaattttcatatcCTCCATTTGTTTTTGCTATCTTctcctctatttcttttttcctattttaattACAGCTACACAGCTAAGGTAATTGTGACTTTGTTAGATAAATTAGAATAGTAACTACCAATTATTTACCCAATGATCAATACTCAACTCATTCTAACTCATtgtggaagaaaaaaattgacaaaaaaaaaggctCGGGCTATACAGTATTTTCATTCTACTTTAAAACATtctctcttcattttctttattttccatctcgtttttaaaaaaaaaaaatatttgagagcACAAATttgccaatttttttattattgttattttccaAGCGAATAAAATGGGGAACTTACCGAAGTACATGTGAAAAATGCTAGTTGAAAGAAATTCTGCATGATGCAAAATACTCTAATAATGAGTTTAAATACATGTTTTCCAAGTATAAGAATCAAGAATTGTACGGTGTTAAAGAATAACCTAAAACAATATGAAGCTAATAAGATGAAGTAGCAGCTTGGGACATCCAATTATCCAAACCAGAAAAAGTGGTCACTAGGCCTCACAAGCAAAGTTCCTTTGATCATATGGGATTTGTCATGACTATCCAAACACATATATGTTATTATGCCTTGTAGCTTTGTTCCCACCAATTAAAGCACCTGCATGCACAGCATAAAACCAAATATCACCTATTAATATTATATCCCATGTATGACAAAAGTACCATGACTAAAAAAAAGATTACATACTAAGCTATTCTGACCATTAGCGGAATAAAAGGCTGCCAGAAATGGCTGTAGAATGCTGCAGAACAAAAACgggcagaaaataaaaaagtaattagtTATTACGTAGCTCATTAATTTGTATCGTGGAATCTTcttttatcataattatataGTAGTTTAATACTTACCATTTGCATTGAAGAATATGTAAAGTACAGAGAAGATCCAAATCCACCAGCTGCAACAATATGCTCACAAAATACGATTATATTTCTGATAAATGTTAAGATTCAGTCGCGTTTTTATTGAAGTCATTGTAGGTAGTTAATTAGTACCGTAATCCCACGACAACTCCAAAATCTTTCTCCAGAGCCCGTTCTATATATTTTTGGAAATCAAAGTTACTTTCTTCTGAAAAATGAGCCTAGGTTAATAGTATAGCAACAAAATGTAATAATTAGATATTTCACCCTATAATATCAATCTTACTAAAAAGTCATGATATGAACCCAAATTagtttattgaaaaatttgCATTACCATGATGAATCCATGTCTAAGAGTGAAGTAATCAACCCTGGGGACAGATCTATAAAATTGTCTAACAAGACAGACCTTGGCAAATTAAAAGggtaaagataaaaacaaaatacactcCAACAATTGAACTTGGTtccctaaaaaaaatagaaatttgaaCTTAGCTAGTCAACTTACTGGCCAATACATTACAGAATTGTTACTCCAATAGTTAAGATGCCGCTTTCCAAATGGTGTCTGACCAGTGAGCTGATACCTCCGTGGATCTACAGATCCAAGGCAAGTAATGAACTTAATGAAGTTTCctgattttttgtattttaaagaatataaatatgCTTTGAAGTTATGCTCTATACAGATAGTgtttataaattatgaaaataaatggtttttatttttaaaaaaatataaagacaaaaaataactatgtatttttatttttcacagtaacattctattttagtcttaataTCATGGTGCTAtggttaaaaatgattaaaaataatggaaaaagaaCTGAATGCTGGaatattgaaagttgaaacaccTCTTAAATAAGCTATTTACTGCTTTGTTATATTATATCGTGTATTATGTCATGATTtagcgtttttttttttacaaatcatAACCAAAATATGGAGAACTCCATAGGAAATGAGATAGCTAGCCAAGACTTACCATATGCAAACTGATATTCCAATGTTCTAGTTTCTCCTTCCCAAGACTCCGAACGCCTAATCTGCATATGCTTCCAAGGACGGTCACTAACCAAAGGTGAGTTTGTCAAACACAAGTCCAACATCCCCTTAATTGTGAGGAATTGACTCAGAGATATAAACTTAGTTCACTTTGTATTAAATGTATGGTCTTATTATAGATTAATTCCTAGCTTTAATTAAACTCTCAACTTGCGCTATAGAAGTAAAGGGAAGGGAGGAAAAGGAAATGTTGAAAGAAATATTAGTCACCTTCGCCAATCCAAGACCAAAGGTGAGGAAGCTGGAAACAACATGACACCTAGCCAGATAAAAGATGAAGTATTGCTGCTCTCTTACACCTTCCCTCGACAATAATGATACTTTCCCCCGTGGAAACATTCAAATATGAAATATGTCACCaacatattttatcatatactttttttttttaaacacattttacTATTGGTTATAGGTTTCACTCAAGATTATTGTTAATAATTAGCACTCCTCCTAAAATATACATATCTAAATGTAACTATGTAAGGCTGATTGGAATTTGTAAAATTTTCaggagtttatatatataaagcaaaaattttatatttacaaaagTACTCAAACCTGGCTCCCCTGTTTTCTCTTCCAATGACCATGCCTTATGTGATGCATATATGCATGTTCTAACTTGAGTGCCTTTCTCTGAATTAAGTTTCCAACTGAAGTTCCATCATATCAAGTAGAAAACTAGAAAGCCAACCTCCAATTTGATGATacacatgcacacacacacTTGACACACATATATGCTTTAGATATTTACATACCTGCTCTGCACATTTTGTttcttggcatcatcaaaagtTATGCTTGCACAGGGAATAAGAGTTTCGCCTGCACCCTTTGGAATGCAAATATTTGCAATTGATTTTTCGCTCACCGTTAGCAGCAGAGATGTGAAACCCAGAAGCATCAATTCTACACGGAAAATAGGTAAATATCACTCTGTTTATCTTAAAAGAGTCAgagaaattaaaactaatacCAACTCATTTCTCTCTAAGTTTCATGCATGTGATCTGGAAATTAAGCTTACCTGTTCTAATCTTTTCAAGAGCCTCAGAGAGGGACTGCCTCCTTTTCCTTTTGAAATACTGAAGTACACGAAATTAAAGAATTACTTAGATCATATATACCCTTTATTATATGCTTGGCATAGGTGAAAATCAAATAAGCATGAAATTAGATGAGTAAATAGACGGGTAatccaacaaattaaaattacggAAGAGTAAAAGGTACATAAAAATAATCAACCACAGGAGTATAATTAGTGGCTTTATTACTTGTCAACAcacccatcttttttaggaatgAAAATCATATAACCAATTTATCCCAAAATGAGTTATTTCAAAATGGAGTGACACGCAAGGGAGAAGTAGTTGAGTGTAAAATAAGAAGTCATAGATAtttctgattaaaaaaaaatatatataacgaaGACAAATGGGATAACTTGAACGTAAAGCTCCAAAAATTCTTCACTACTGTATATGATCAACATATTCTGGATCAATATGAAATTCAGGTTAAATTCATTCTACATTCGTATAATATTGCAACTTATgtttattatgataatttttattgtatCTTAACGATTTATTTCTAGGAGACAATTAATTTTCTATCAGTATTGAATTTAAATTACAAGTAAAGTACGTgcaaaatttctatttttttatgaaaagaaCATGATCAAAACTCACAAgaataaattatcatatttactttacactaaattgtaatttttgtttctcCTATAATTCTTAATCTACGATTTTAGTctccttattatttatttttacgatTTTAGtcttctcaattttaaaattttataattttggttccatctttaattttacatttttttccttttattttagtttaattaaaacATAGACTTAACATATTCACtcatcatataaaaataatttaactaattaaaatatttagaaaatgtatgcaaaattaaatattgaaacaaaattataatttttttaaaacaaggaATCAAAATggctaaaataaaaacaaagagaccaaaatcataaattagGATTTATAGtgggatcaaaattataatttattctttactTTATTTATGTTGCAATCATGCgccaataaaacaaaataaaggtgGAGGGAAGAAAGGACCTGGGCCTAGCAGGCCGTTAATTTTTCCTTTAGCTCAAAATTTGGGGGTTACTTCTTACACCCTACAAATTTTATCCAGCACCTACGGAGTGCAGAAACTAACAGCCCTCAAAACTTCACTTCAAAACCTGaacgtgtttttttttaagaaaagtttGGACCCAAAAAGATTgttatcctttttctttttttttttactaaattttaaaattcatttattttttatctctatatGTCTTATTTTAATCACTATACTTGTCTCCTGTTTCTAAGGAAGTAAAAAtagatgagaaaagaaaaagggaagggAGGTATCACTGCAACACTTATGACACATGGTCCTAAGTCCCAACCGAAAGTTATGCATGTCATCTTAATAGTACACCATTCAGTTTATGGTTACATTACTTACATGTACAATATGATAGACTATTAGAGATGTTGCGCTGCTTCTTTTGACCAGAATTGTTACGttcactttctcttctttttcggTTCATAAACTTTTAGGTTGGGAAAGGTAACCAAAATAACACTTACCTAGTTACCTCACTCCTAACTAGGAGTGAGGACTTGAACAAGCCCTGTAAGACCTTTATCTTGCAGAAgtcaattttttcatttgttcaacACATGAAGGAAGACAAAAACAGGAAATTcccaaataaaattaacatttttcctATATATTACTGGAGTTTCACTCATTTATACAATCAAACTTAAAGCCCAGTCAATGTATTATATTAGGACTTGGGAGGAAtagtttttaagagaaaaaaacgaACTAATCAGTGTCAATTGAATACTAACCACTTCAGTGTCAAGAAATCACTGAGAAGTTCAGTTGAAGAACGTTCACCCTATAGGCTATAGTGTTTCGAGATCCTCAAGATGGGTCGATGGCCTTTCCATTGAAATTTTAACTTCTTGCGTCTAACAAATACATTCAACTTTAGAAGTGCCAAATGGAGGATAAATATGCCTAAGATTACAGCAATAGTTTTTACTTCGAGTATGCATCTTTTACAGGTCATATTGCCCATGAGCAAACCGTTAATACACAAGCACTTCAACTTGGTCAGCCAACAAATATGGcacaaataataacaattttccTCCTTACTTAAATCCAAAGATATTATAGCAAAGCACGTAACCAGAGCAAACTATGGACCCGTTCTTCAGCTTATCTCATTCCAGTGTGTCATATAGCCAGCACACATCATGATTCTAAGCTCAATACTGCAATACACTCTACAAACAATAGGAAGAATTTATCCACAATCAGTGTGAACCATGAAATGAACAATTACACCCTGCATGTCAAGAACATGATAAACAGATCACATACCTTGGTGCAGTTACTTCCAACCGCCTTACTCGGATGCGAATGGCCAGGATGGAACTCATCTTCAACAAGTCTAGTAAACGAAGGTCCAGAACTCAATGGTAAAGTGATGGTAGAGGCTGATACCTCTTCATTTGCAACATGTGTGTCCTCAGTCAATGAAAAACCAAAGAGTCTGCAACTACTTTTACATGAGGAAACCAACTTTTGACTGCTTCTCAATGCTGACACTGATTCATGTAACTGTGAACTACCCAACTGATTATGAACATCAAACATACCTATAGAACTAGCACCCTCTGGAGCTCGCCTAGATACAATAAGATCGTCAGATGGGGAAGATGCCAATGTTCTACCTTTCATTTCAGATGTGTATAAGCCTTGATAATGGATTCTACCCTCCATTTCCTTATTACATTTGTTAATGCTATAATCACAGTTTGAAACTGGATTAACTGCTTGCTGGAACATTAACACAGATGATGGAGATGACACTTGCGCAGGTGTAACAGATGCATGCAAATGTGAAGCATTGTCATGCATCTGTGCAGACCATCCATTTCTGGAGTTAAGTAACTGACAGCCATCATAAAATCCATAGCGACCATTTGCTCGAGCCTCCTCAATAGATAAGGCTCTTCCATATGGTTGGCTTGGAAGAATTTCTTGACCTTGCAAGACCTTCTGGAACCGGAAAGATTCACTAAAGCCTATGCCATTGCAGGAAAAATCAGATGCCGGATGCGGCACTCTGATGTTATTTCCTGTTGGAGGAATCCCAGAACAGTTTGAACCAGGATAGCACCTCCCTAACTCGTATAACCAGGGACTCTGAGCATTAATACCATCAAAGGGGGGAGTATTAACACCCAAAATTTCTTGACCTTGCAAGACCTTCCGGAACCTTAACGATTCCCCAAAGTCTGATGTTTGAATCCCatctgccatgcatgagtaacaaattaatgaaattatcaatattattgAATTGGGAAGCATGGCTCAAAAAAAACTTCTCTTTTAAGAACATAGGTTTAGTGACTTACTGGGATTGGGAAATTCCAGTTTTGCTGAAGTCATTTCAATCCTGTTCCTCTTCAAACCAGCTGCCATCAAGTTACTGGAATTTGAAGCAGAACCAGATGGCTCAATTTCCCATGGGGAAACCCTATTGTGCCTAGCAGCTTCTATGTCATCCCACCTTACCTGTAAAAATGATAAAGAACATATTGCTGAACTCAATTATATCGTACTATAGAAATGAAATCTcagaataaatcaaaataaacaataggGTAGTGACATATAGGAACCGCTGCATCCATTATGAATGAATACAATCGAATTTTTTGTAGTTTAACAAGTTgacatacaaaacaaaaatgtgcATGAAACTTGAGCAGAATTAACAATCTTAAGTTAGAATGACCCAAAGCTGCAATACCAGTAGGCATCTCCATTTTGATCCGAGCCATCTAACAGGATCAACATCACTAATTCCAGCAATTAATCCAGTGAATCTGCGAATAGAAGTTAGACCCAGATAAGTTATTGATAGGTAATCAATCTGTAGCAGGAACAAGCATGATAATTGATCAACCTTCGATCTGCCGCATCTTCAGTTTCAAAACGCATCCTGAACCTCATTCCAACTGAATAAGAACAGTCAAGGCTCTCTAAGAATTTGTGAACAGGTATGATGAATTCCGAAGAGCTGAACCTACAAAGGAACAGTGAAATATAAGACTGCAATCACATACCATGGTAATTGATGAACTGTTAGcttgacttcttttttttttctataactcAAATCTTGTTAAAACATACTATGCATACAGAGAAaatggaaattttaaaaatcattaaaatattcaattattaatGGTAAGGAACTAGGAACTTCAATGcagtttgttttcttctattaAACCAAATCTCCAGTCTAGCACCTTAAAATAGAAGACTGAGGTGAAATGGGAAATTTTCATTTAGacattatgactaaacatgttTCAGAATTCAGAATCCCCATCCCCATCTTATACAAACTGAAAAAACTCCATAATAACTGTGCACAGGAACTGACATTAACAGATTTCCTTCAATAACTCCTGGGGAAGGTACAAgtgaataaagagaaaaataccTTGGATTATAGCAAACACTAAATGCACATCTTGTAGATAATGCATTAACAACATCCATGAGAGTTGCAGGATTCAATTGCTGACCTGAGGGAACTGCAAAGGAACCAGCCCATTTCAACTGAGCTGCCCTGCGAATCCCTAATCTCAGTTCTCCATCATTGCCCctgatttaaattataaaatgttagCTGTAGTTAGGAATACTACTTCAgtaattcatattcatattaGATAAGAATTCAGGCAATGTTACCTAAGAAACAATACAGCATCTCCAGAAACAAGCTTCTTTTTGTTCACAAATGCACTCCACCCAGTTGTGAGCAAATGCCTCCGTGGTTGGCCTGCTCACTCACATAAAGCCAAAAAGTTAAAACTCCAAGTATTCAACTGGCTATGTACTAGTATGTTAATGTTAATGTTGGCAAGTGAAATACCCCTATATATATGACGAAACCTCCATTCCAGGCCATGAAGATCCTTTGCCACAAGTTCTTGTGAAGGTCTCTGTTGACTGTAATCCTAAAAGTAACATTggactataaattaaaaatgctaccaaaaaaatatccaaagcatACTTCCAAGAGCCTGATATCATGGGCATAGACATATTTCAAAGCATCCACAAGATCAGGCTTGAATTTAGCATGTCAAAAATAGGATAAAGCAAATTAGAACAGACAGAAAAACACTAGAACACAATTCCTTAGACGAGAAATCAATGCATCATAATTCATACTTACCAGGGGAGGAAAGCAATCTTCAGCTGCCCGACGGGGAACTGAGAATCCACCATGAGTGCTGGTGTCTGAAGCTGTGAGAGTCTTGCAGAACATATGGGGAGTTGTTGACTTCACCGTAGCTCCAGTATCCTCCTCTTCCCCATCAGCAACAATTTCCCCTTCCCGCAAGCTATGCTCCACTTGCTATAATCAAGTCCAAGTTCAAgcaaatttaaactaaaataagcTAATAAAGACTCATTCCTACAATAAAAAGTAACAGAGCTTTCTGTGCATCTATTTCTCCCAGATAACATCATATGGAAAGGACGAGTAACATGGatatagaaagaaaacaaaacttaGTTAACCACATAGTCTATTTTTAGTCTCCTTAGGTTTCCAGAGCCATGACATTCTGCTCAATCAAACAAATCCGTTTAGTCAAATTTTATCTGACCCTTAAGACATAGATAGGTTGAGATATCTTTCTGCAAGCTTCCCCCAAACCCAAACTGAACCAAAGTAAAATTAACACCATAGATAAGCCTCACCTCACTTTCAGGAACCAACAACACTTGGCAGTACACTTCATCACTCCCTTCCTCTGCCTGCTCAGAAAAAGCACAACCACATctcattaaaatttatgtaaagTCCAAAACAGACCACCCCATATTTCCTTTTAGACATGAATAATCCAAAAGAACCAGAACTAGGAACAAaatggggggaggggggggagtgttcatttcttcattcattcattcataaattgttaaaacttgacaaggaaaaatgaattttcttaGCACGCAGACATAACAAAAAGCACAGATACAAAACCCCATAAAGGAACCAAATttaagagaaaaggagaaaatccTGAGCCGACACATTGGTTTTGTTTTGTCcgatgaaaggaaaaaaagggaaGAGCACACTTACATGGAGCTTGACATCAAGAACACGACAGAACACATGGGGTGGGATATCAAAAGCATTGACCGGAAAATCCTGAACATGCTCAAAGTGTCCCTGTGGCAAGTAAACAACAACACTTCCTCTCTTAGGCAGAGAGATCAAAGGGCCCGCACACGCGTGCCACAGTTCCAAGCACACAGAAGGAGGAGGAGAAACAACCAAGGTTGAAGCAGAAGTGCTTATCCCCGAgtgagaagaagaagcagatAATGGAGCAGCTTCATCATCCTCCGTGGTGTTCAGATCGATCAACCCCATAGCAACAAAGTTCCCTTTGCAATGTGAACAAATCTAACAAGTGAAGGAGAGGTTTGGAAGAAGGA contains the following coding sequences:
- the LOC114387442 gene encoding MLO-like protein 6 isoform X1, translated to MFPRGKVSLLSREGVREQQYFIFYLARCHVVSSFLTFGLGLAKIRRSESWEGETRTLEYQFAYDPRRYQLTGQTPFGKRHLNYWSNNSVMYWPVCLVRQFYRSVPRVDYFTLRHGFIMAHFSEESNFDFQKYIERALEKDFGVVVGLRWWIWIFSVLYIFFNANARFCSAAFYSHFWQPFIPLMVRIA
- the LOC114387442 gene encoding MLO-like protein 2 isoform X4, producing MLFPASSPLVLDWRSDRPWKHMQIRRSESWEGETRTLEYQFAYDPRRYQLTGQTPFGKRHLNYWSNNSVMYWPVCLVRQFYRSVPRVDYFTLRHGFIMAHFSEESNFDFQKYIERALEKDFGVVVGLRWWIWIFSVLYIFFNANARFCSAAFYSHFWQPFIPLMVRIA
- the LOC114387442 gene encoding MLO-like protein 6 isoform X3 — translated: MFPRGKVSLLSREGVREQQYFIFYLARCHVVSSFLTFGLGLAKIRRSESWEGETRTLEYQFAYDPRRYQLTGQTPFGKRHLNYWSNNSVMYWPVCLVRQFYRSVPRVDYFTLRHGFIMAHFSEESNFDFQKYIERALEKDFGVVVGLRWWIWIFSVLYIFFNANAFYSHFWQPFIPLMVL
- the LOC114388112 gene encoding auxin response factor 3-like encodes the protein MGLIDLNTTEDDEAAPLSASSSHSGISTSASTLVVSPPPSVCLELWHACAGPLISLPKRGSVVVYLPQGHFEHVQDFPVNAFDIPPHVFCRVLDVKLHAEEGSDEVYCQVLLVPESEQVEHSLREGEIVADGEEEDTGATVKSTTPHMFCKTLTASDTSTHGGFSVPRRAAEDCFPPLDYSQQRPSQELVAKDLHGLEWRFRHIYRGQPRRHLLTTGWSAFVNKKKLVSGDAVLFLRGNDGELRLGIRRAAQLKWAGSFAVPSGQQLNPATLMDVVNALSTRCAFSVCYNPRFSSSEFIIPVHKFLESLDCSYSVGMRFRMRFETEDAADRRFTGLIAGISDVDPVRWLGSKWRCLLVRWDDIEAARHNRVSPWEIEPSGSASNSSNLMAAGLKRNRIEMTSAKLEFPNPNGIQTSDFGESLRFRKVLQGQEILGVNTPPFDGINAQSPWLYELGRCYPGSNCSGIPPTGNNIRVPHPASDFSCNGIGFSESFRFQKVLQGQEILPSQPYGRALSIEEARANGRYGFYDGCQLLNSRNGWSAQMHDNASHLHASVTPAQVSSPSSVLMFQQAVNPVSNCDYSINKCNKEMEGRIHYQGLYTSEMKGRTLASSPSDDLIVSRRAPEGASSIGMFDVHNQLGSSQLHESVSALRSSQKLVSSCKSSCRLFGFSLTEDTHVANEEVSASTITLPLSSGPSFTRLVEDEFHPGHSHPSKAVGSNCTKSVLQY
- the LOC114387442 gene encoding MLO-like protein 6 isoform X2, translated to MFPRGKVSLLSREGVREQQYFIFYLARCHVVSSFLTFGLGLAKIRRSESWEGETRTLEYQFAYDPRRYQLTGQTPFGKRHLNYWSNNSVMYWPVCLVRQFYRSVPRVDYFTLRHGFIMAHFSEESNFDFQKYIERALEKDFGVVVGLRWWIWIFSVLYIFFNANARFCSAAFYSHFWQPFIPLMVL